The following proteins are co-located in the Enoplosus armatus isolate fEnoArm2 chromosome 8, fEnoArm2.hap1, whole genome shotgun sequence genome:
- the sgk2a gene encoding serine/threonine-protein kinase Sgk2 isoform X1 translates to MAHCNQRSPSSPPHDDVNLGPSANPHARPTDFDFLAVIGKGTFGKVLLAKLKADSKFYAVKVLQKKVILKKKEQKNIMAERNVLLKSLKHPFLVRLHYSFQTPEKLYFVLDYVNGGELFFHLQRERCFSEPRARFYAAEVASAIGYLHSLSIVYRDLKPENILLDSQGHVVLTDFGLCKEGVEPEGTTSTFCGTPEYLAPEVLRKEPYDRTVDWWCLGAVLYEMIYSLPPFYSRDVGEMYDGIIHKPLPLPPGKSEAVCSLLVGLLQKDQHRRLGAIADFLEIKNHTFFSPINWDDLYHKRITPPYNPNVRGPADTQHIDPEFTREMVPNSVSRTPEFNASTSSNNAFNGFSFVASDDSFL, encoded by the exons ATGGCACACTGTAAT CAGCGGTCGCCGTCCTCCCCTCCGCATGATGACGTCAACCTGGGACCTTCAGCAAACCCACA TGCCAGGCCCACTGACTTTGACTTCTTGGCCGTCATTGGCAAAGGGACCTTTGGAAAG GTCCTGCTCGCCAAGCTCAAAGCTGACAGCAAATTCTACGCCGTCAAAGTGCTGCAGAAGAAAGTCatcctgaagaagaaagag CAAAAGAACATTATGGCAGAGAGAAACGTGCTGCTGAAGAGTCTGAAACATCCATTTCTGGTTCGGCTCCACTATTCCTTCCAGACCCCAGAGAAGCTCTACTTTGTCCTCGACTATGTGAATGGGGGAGAG TTGTTCTTCCACCTGCAAAGAGAGAGGTGTTTCTCAGAGCCCAGAGCGAGGTTCTACGCAGCGGAGGTAGCGAGCGCTATCGGCTATCTTCACTCTCTCAGCATCGTTTACAG AGATCTGAAGCCAGAGAATATTCTCTTAGACTCTCAG GGCCATGTGGTGCTGACAGATTTTGGGCTGTGCAAAGAAGGCGTAGAGCCGGAGGGAACCACCTCAACTTTCTGTGGGACTCCAGAA TACTTGGCACCAGAGGTTCTTCGTAAGGAACCATATGACAGGACTGTGGACTGGTGGTGTCTGGGAGCAGTGCTCTATGAGATGATCTACAGCCTG CCTCCTTTCTACAGCCGTGACGTCGGTGAAATGTACGATGGGATCATTCACAAGCCTCTGCCACTGCCTCCTGGGAAGTCTGAGGccgtctgctctctgctggtggGTCTTCTGCAGAAGGACCAGCACAGACGCCTCGGGGCAATTGCCGacttt TTAGAAATAAAGAACCACACCTTTTTCTCGCCAATCAACTGGGACGACCTTTACCACAAGAGAATCACTCCTCCTTACAACCCCAATGTG AGAGGCCCAGCTGACACTCAGCATATTGATCCAGAATTCACCAGAGAAATGGTTCCTAACTCGGTGAGTCGGACCCCAGAGTTCAACGCCAGCACCAGCTCCAACAACGCCTTCAATGGGTTCTCCTTTGTCGCCAGCGATGACAGCTTTCTGTGA
- the sgk2a gene encoding serine/threonine-protein kinase Sgk2 isoform X2 has protein sequence MAHCNRSPSSPPHDDVNLGPSANPHARPTDFDFLAVIGKGTFGKVLLAKLKADSKFYAVKVLQKKVILKKKEQKNIMAERNVLLKSLKHPFLVRLHYSFQTPEKLYFVLDYVNGGELFFHLQRERCFSEPRARFYAAEVASAIGYLHSLSIVYRDLKPENILLDSQGHVVLTDFGLCKEGVEPEGTTSTFCGTPEYLAPEVLRKEPYDRTVDWWCLGAVLYEMIYSLPPFYSRDVGEMYDGIIHKPLPLPPGKSEAVCSLLVGLLQKDQHRRLGAIADFLEIKNHTFFSPINWDDLYHKRITPPYNPNVRGPADTQHIDPEFTREMVPNSVSRTPEFNASTSSNNAFNGFSFVASDDSFL, from the exons ATGGCACACTGTAAT CGGTCGCCGTCCTCCCCTCCGCATGATGACGTCAACCTGGGACCTTCAGCAAACCCACA TGCCAGGCCCACTGACTTTGACTTCTTGGCCGTCATTGGCAAAGGGACCTTTGGAAAG GTCCTGCTCGCCAAGCTCAAAGCTGACAGCAAATTCTACGCCGTCAAAGTGCTGCAGAAGAAAGTCatcctgaagaagaaagag CAAAAGAACATTATGGCAGAGAGAAACGTGCTGCTGAAGAGTCTGAAACATCCATTTCTGGTTCGGCTCCACTATTCCTTCCAGACCCCAGAGAAGCTCTACTTTGTCCTCGACTATGTGAATGGGGGAGAG TTGTTCTTCCACCTGCAAAGAGAGAGGTGTTTCTCAGAGCCCAGAGCGAGGTTCTACGCAGCGGAGGTAGCGAGCGCTATCGGCTATCTTCACTCTCTCAGCATCGTTTACAG AGATCTGAAGCCAGAGAATATTCTCTTAGACTCTCAG GGCCATGTGGTGCTGACAGATTTTGGGCTGTGCAAAGAAGGCGTAGAGCCGGAGGGAACCACCTCAACTTTCTGTGGGACTCCAGAA TACTTGGCACCAGAGGTTCTTCGTAAGGAACCATATGACAGGACTGTGGACTGGTGGTGTCTGGGAGCAGTGCTCTATGAGATGATCTACAGCCTG CCTCCTTTCTACAGCCGTGACGTCGGTGAAATGTACGATGGGATCATTCACAAGCCTCTGCCACTGCCTCCTGGGAAGTCTGAGGccgtctgctctctgctggtggGTCTTCTGCAGAAGGACCAGCACAGACGCCTCGGGGCAATTGCCGacttt TTAGAAATAAAGAACCACACCTTTTTCTCGCCAATCAACTGGGACGACCTTTACCACAAGAGAATCACTCCTCCTTACAACCCCAATGTG AGAGGCCCAGCTGACACTCAGCATATTGATCCAGAATTCACCAGAGAAATGGTTCCTAACTCGGTGAGTCGGACCCCAGAGTTCAACGCCAGCACCAGCTCCAACAACGCCTTCAATGGGTTCTCCTTTGTCGCCAGCGATGACAGCTTTCTGTGA
- the l3mbtl1 gene encoding lethal(3)malignant brain tumor-like protein 1 has product MSAKVNMEAPPKEPDRTPLDPSSSSPSEAVLICGSDGVAKKARPQPHTTTAFLLPAPAPSHQKIEVTPAVAVGDPGKGGRANETATPTLTAQVGGACSIVHVLEWKEGMAILPSSNLKFCVSDVGTLSTLITPGTTSSGATEPAAGTSGTSADAESAPADKPDVSAPVGSVRASAVEPERFVSVKPEVQVGPGQQNHDPRAQRTYTEELRREPITDKRSVGVEKVPAGGRVSSLNPDHLKPMRKRKRKEYLSPSEEDSDIEGTDEKMDDSKADGRHIRGAGDSKTEQWTWAQYLEESKAVAAPNKLFQESQRVPTVKNGFKQGMKLEGIDPQHPSMYFVLTVAEVCGYRLRLHFDGYSDCHDFWVNANSPDIHPAGWCESTGHKLHTPKGCKEEEFTWTNYLRMTKAQVASKELFASPGRIDVKCSFEIGMKLEAVDRMNPSLICVATVTDVVDDRFLVHFDNWDDTYDYWCDSSSPYIHPIGWCQERNLPLTPPQDYPDQGRFSWSRYLEETGSKAVAADAFKVRAAHSFQPQMKLEAVDKRSPGLIRVATVEEVDTHRIKVHYDGWSHVYDEWMDSDHPDIHPAGWCEATAHPLKVAPRDAKTQPPHGVRELPATGQSTYPSSVPCKPISHPRANKYSFHNRKCPTPGCDGSGHVTGRFTAHHCISGCPLAERNQGRLKADLSDSECKRNLFFGQRTKKTHYRGRIGRPPKYRKNQQRDYQNMSSEGVYPSLFMSALSSQSDRTLSLCWEQHCKLLPGVQGIHASQVAAWGVEEVFRFVQNLIGCEEQARLFKEEMIDGEAFLLLTQTDIVKIMSIKLGPALKISNAILMFKSTDEGLK; this is encoded by the exons ATGAGTGCCAAAGTGAACATGGAGGCTCCACCCAAAGAACCCGATCGCACCCCTTTGGACCCATCCTCCTCGTCCCCCAGCGAGGCCGTCCTCATCTGTGGGAGTGATGGTGTGGCCAAGAAGGCTCGGCCCCAGCCTCACACCACCACGGCTTTCCTCCTACCAG ctcctgCTCCCAGCCATCAGAAAATAGAGGTGACTCCAGCTGTTGCCGTGGGAGACCCAGGTAAAGGAGGCCGGGCCAATGAGACGGCCACACCCACCCTGACAGCACAGGTGGGCGGGGCTTGTAGCATTGTCCACGTCCTCGAGTGGAAGGAGGGGATGGCCATCCTGCCCAGCAGCAACCTCAAG ttcTGTGTGAGTGACGTAGGGACGCTGAGCACACTGATCACCCCAGGGACCACCAGCAGCGGCGCCACTGAACCAGCAGCCGGGACTTCTGGGACATCCGCTGACGCAGAAAGTGCTCCAGCAGACAAGCCAG ACGTGTCGGCTCCTGTCGGCTCTGTCAGAGCTTCAGCTGTTGAACCGGAGAGGTTTGTTTCGGTCAAACCTGAAGTCCAGGTTGGACCGGGACAACAGAACCATGATCCCAGAGCTCAGAGGACCTACACAGAGGAGCTACGCAGAGAGCCCATCACTGACAA GAGGAGTGTCGGGGTAGAAAAGGTGCCAGCAGGCGGGAGGGTTTCCTCCCTTAACCCAGATCACCTGAAACccatgaggaagaggaagaggaaggaataCCTGAGTCCCTCTGAGGAAGACTCGGACATCGAAGGCACG gatGAGAAAATGGATGATTCTAAAGCAGACGGCAGACACATCAGAGGAG CCGGAGACAGTAAGACAGAGCAGTGGACGTGGGCTCAGTATCTGGAGGAAAGCAAAGCTGTTGCTGCACCCAACAAGCTTTTCCAAGAG TCCCAGAGAGTCCCAACGGTGAAGAACGGCTTCAAACAGGGGATGAAGCTGGAGGGCATCGACCCGCAGCATCCGTCCATGTACTTCGTCCTCACTGTGGCTGAG GTCTGTGGTTACCGTCTGCGGCTCCATTTTGACGGCTACTCTGACTGCCACGACTTCTGGGTGAATGCCAACTCCCCCGACATCCACCCTGCCGGCTGGTGTGAGAGCACAGGACACAAACTGCACACTCCCAAAG GCTGTAAAGAGGAGGAGTTTACCTGGACCAACTACCTGAGAATGACTAAAGCACAAGTGGCTTCCAAAGAACTCTTTGCCAGTCCTGGGAGG ATCGATGTGAAGTGCAGTTTCGAGATAGGAATGAAGCTGGAGGCCGTCGACCGCATGAACCCCTCCCTCATCTGTGTAGCAACCGTCACTGACGTGGTGGACGACCGTTTCCTGGTCCATTTTGACAACTGGGATGACACATACGACTACTG GTGTGATTCCAGCAGTCCATACATTCACCCTATTGGTTGGTGCCAGGAGAGGAACCTCCCCCTAACACCACCCCAAG ATTACCCAGACCAGGGCCGATTCTCCTGGTCTCGCTACCTGGAGGAGACAGGTTCCAAGGCGGTGGCCGCTGACGCCTTTAAAGTG CGTGCGGCCCACAGTTTCCAGCCTCAGATGAAACTGGAGGCCGTGGACAAGAGAAGTCCTGGTCTGATCAGAGTGGCTACAGTGGAGGAGGTCGACACTCATCGCATTAAG GTCCATTATGATGGCTGGAGTCATGTCTATGATGAGTGGATGGACTCAGATCACCCCGACATCCACCCAGCAGGCTGGTGTGAGGCAACTGCTCACCCGCTCAAAGTTGCCCCACGGGACGCCAAAACACAGCCGCCACATG GTGTGAGGGAGCTGCCTGCTACGGGTCAGTCCACCTACCCCTCCTCTGTTCCCTGTAAACCCATCAGCCACCCCAGAGCCAACAAGTACAGCTTCCACAACAG GAAGTGTCCAACTCCTGGTTGCGATGGTTCAGGTCATGTAACCGGTCGTTTCACTGCCCATCACTGCATATCTGGCTGCCCATTGGCTGAACGTAACCAGGGCAGGCTGAAGGCCGACCTGTCCGACTCAGAGTGCAAGAGGAACCTCTTCTTTGGCCAGAGGACCAAGAAGACCCATTACCGTGGCAG gATTGGCCGTCCTCCCAAATACAGAAAGAACCAGCAGAGAGACTACCAGA aCATGTCCTCAGAGGGCGTGTATCCGTCTCTGTTCATGTCAGCTCTgagcagtcagtcagacaggactctgtctctgtgctgggAGCAGCACTGTAAGCTGCTGCCCGGCGTTCAGGGCATTCACGCCAGCCAGGTGGCGGCATGGGGCGTTGAGGAG gTCTTCAGGTTTGTCCAGAATCTAATCGGCTGTGAAGAACAGGCTCGTCTCTTCAAAGAAGAG ATGATTGACGGTGAGGCCTTCCTGCTGCTGACCCAGACCGACATTGTGAAGATCATGAGCATCAAGCTAGGCCCCGCCCTCAAGATCTCCAACGCCATTCTCATGTTCAAGAGCACAGACGAGGGACTCAAATGA
- the LOC139288628 gene encoding serine/arginine-rich splicing factor 6-like isoform X2: MPRVYIGRLSYHVREKDIQRFFSGYGKLMEIDLKNGYGFVEFEDNRDADDAVYELNGKELCGERVIVEHARGPRRDRDGYGSGYSSRSRSGRDKYGPPVRTEYRLIVENLSSRCSWQDLKDFMRQAGEVTYADAHKERTNEGVIEFRSHSDMKRAIDKLDGTDINGRKIRLVEDRPRKRRSYSGSRSRSRSRRRSRSRSRRSRSSRSRSRSHSRSRSRSNKRRRHSRSRSGRKSRSKSGDSKSRSRNRRSRSRSRKSKSRSRSRKSRSRSADRKSKSRSKSRSKVKSERDSRSRSKEMPGDKMSRSRSASPVENGKEERVAKSASCSPSPQEDDRRSKSREKRSASRSKSRSRSRSRSRSASQD; the protein is encoded by the exons ATGCCTCGTGTTTATATTGGACGATTAAGCTATCATGTCCGCGAAAAAGACATCCAGCGATTTTTCAGCGGATATGGAAAGCTCATGGAAATCGATTTGAAGAACGG CTACGGATTCGTGGAGTTTGAGGATAACCGGGACGCCGACGATGCCGTGTACGAGCTGAACGGGAAGGAACTGTGCGGCGAGCGGGTGATCGTCGAACATGCCCGGGGGCCGCGGCGAGACCGAGATGGCTACG gtaGCGGTTACAGCAGCCGGAGCCGCTCTGGCAGGGATAAGTATGGCCCTCCAGTTCGCACTGAGTACCGCCTCATCGTGGAGAACTTGTCCAGCCGCTGCAGTTGGCAGGACCTCAAG GACTTCATGCGTCAGGCAGGAGAGGTGACTTACGCAGATGCCCACAAGGAACGCACAAATGAGGGAGTGATCGAGTTTCGGAGCCACTCGGACATGAAGAGGGCTATAGACAAACTGGACGGCACAGATATCAACGGACGAAAGATTCGTCTGGTGGAGGACCGGCCTCGCAAACGGAGGTCTTACTCTGGCAGCCGCTCCAG ATCTCGTAGTCGCCGCCGCTCCCGCAGCAGGAGTCGCAGAAGCAGGAGCTCCAGGAGCCGCTCCAGATCACACTCCAG GTCTCGTTCCCGTAGCAACAAGAGACGTCGTCATTCCCGCTCCAGATCTGGAAGGAAGTCTCGCTCCAAGTCAGGAGATAGCAAATCACGTTCTCGCAACCGCAGGTCCCGCTCTCGATCCCGCAAGTCCAAATCTCGTTCACGCTCCCGCAAATCACGGTCTCGTTCAGCTGACCGGAAATCCAAGTCCCGCTCAAAGAGCCGCTCAAAGGTAAAGTCAGAGCGGGATTCTCGCAGTCGATCCAAGGAGATGCCCGGTGACAAGATGTCCCGCAGTCGCTCAGCTTCCCCAGTGGAGAACGGGAAAGAGGAGCGCGTCGCCAAATCTGCCTCCTGCTCCCCATCCCCACAGGAGGATGACCGCCGATCCAAGTCGAGGGAGAAGCGTTCAGCCTCCCGCTCCAAGTCCCGCTCAAGATCTCGCTCACGGTCTAGATCAGCGTCTCAGGATTAG
- the LOC139288628 gene encoding serine/arginine-rich splicing factor 6-like isoform X1 has translation MPRVYIGRLSYHVREKDIQRFFSGYGKLMEIDLKNGYGFVEFEDNRDADDAVYELNGKELCGERVIVEHARGPRRDRDGYGGGYWGGGRSSGYSSRSRSGRDKYGPPVRTEYRLIVENLSSRCSWQDLKDFMRQAGEVTYADAHKERTNEGVIEFRSHSDMKRAIDKLDGTDINGRKIRLVEDRPRKRRSYSGSRSRSRSRRRSRSRSRRSRSSRSRSRSHSRSRSRSNKRRRHSRSRSGRKSRSKSGDSKSRSRNRRSRSRSRKSKSRSRSRKSRSRSADRKSKSRSKSRSKVKSERDSRSRSKEMPGDKMSRSRSASPVENGKEERVAKSASCSPSPQEDDRRSKSREKRSASRSKSRSRSRSRSRSASQD, from the exons ATGCCTCGTGTTTATATTGGACGATTAAGCTATCATGTCCGCGAAAAAGACATCCAGCGATTTTTCAGCGGATATGGAAAGCTCATGGAAATCGATTTGAAGAACGG CTACGGATTCGTGGAGTTTGAGGATAACCGGGACGCCGACGATGCCGTGTACGAGCTGAACGGGAAGGAACTGTGCGGCGAGCGGGTGATCGTCGAACATGCCCGGGGGCCGCGGCGAGACCGAGATGGCTACGGTGGGGGTTACTGGGGTGGTGGGCGCA gtaGCGGTTACAGCAGCCGGAGCCGCTCTGGCAGGGATAAGTATGGCCCTCCAGTTCGCACTGAGTACCGCCTCATCGTGGAGAACTTGTCCAGCCGCTGCAGTTGGCAGGACCTCAAG GACTTCATGCGTCAGGCAGGAGAGGTGACTTACGCAGATGCCCACAAGGAACGCACAAATGAGGGAGTGATCGAGTTTCGGAGCCACTCGGACATGAAGAGGGCTATAGACAAACTGGACGGCACAGATATCAACGGACGAAAGATTCGTCTGGTGGAGGACCGGCCTCGCAAACGGAGGTCTTACTCTGGCAGCCGCTCCAG ATCTCGTAGTCGCCGCCGCTCCCGCAGCAGGAGTCGCAGAAGCAGGAGCTCCAGGAGCCGCTCCAGATCACACTCCAG GTCTCGTTCCCGTAGCAACAAGAGACGTCGTCATTCCCGCTCCAGATCTGGAAGGAAGTCTCGCTCCAAGTCAGGAGATAGCAAATCACGTTCTCGCAACCGCAGGTCCCGCTCTCGATCCCGCAAGTCCAAATCTCGTTCACGCTCCCGCAAATCACGGTCTCGTTCAGCTGACCGGAAATCCAAGTCCCGCTCAAAGAGCCGCTCAAAGGTAAAGTCAGAGCGGGATTCTCGCAGTCGATCCAAGGAGATGCCCGGTGACAAGATGTCCCGCAGTCGCTCAGCTTCCCCAGTGGAGAACGGGAAAGAGGAGCGCGTCGCCAAATCTGCCTCCTGCTCCCCATCCCCACAGGAGGATGACCGCCGATCCAAGTCGAGGGAGAAGCGTTCAGCCTCCCGCTCCAAGTCCCGCTCAAGATCTCGCTCACGGTCTAGATCAGCGTCTCAGGATTAG
- the LOC139288628 gene encoding serine/arginine-rich splicing factor 6-like isoform X3 — protein MPRVYIGRLSYHVREKDIQRFFSGYGKLMEIDLKNGYGFVEFEDNRDADDAVYELNGKELCGERVIVEHARGPRRDRDGYGGGYWGGGGYSSRSRSGRDKYGPPVRTEYRLIVENLSSRCSWQDLKDFMRQAGEVTYADAHKERTNEGVIEFRSHSDMKRAIDKLDGTDINGRKIRLVEDRPRKRRSYSGSRSRSRSRRRSRSRSRRSRSSRSRSRSHSRSRSRSRKSKSRSRSRKSRSRSADRKSKSRSKSRSKVKSERDSRSRSKEMPGDKMSRSRSASPVENGKEERVAKSASCSPSPQEDDRRSKSREKRSASRSKSRSRSRSRSRSASQD, from the exons ATGCCTCGTGTTTATATTGGACGATTAAGCTATCATGTCCGCGAAAAAGACATCCAGCGATTTTTCAGCGGATATGGAAAGCTCATGGAAATCGATTTGAAGAACGG CTACGGATTCGTGGAGTTTGAGGATAACCGGGACGCCGACGATGCCGTGTACGAGCTGAACGGGAAGGAACTGTGCGGCGAGCGGGTGATCGTCGAACATGCCCGGGGGCCGCGGCGAGACCGAGATGGCTACGGTGGGGGTTACTGGGGTGGTGG CGGTTACAGCAGCCGGAGCCGCTCTGGCAGGGATAAGTATGGCCCTCCAGTTCGCACTGAGTACCGCCTCATCGTGGAGAACTTGTCCAGCCGCTGCAGTTGGCAGGACCTCAAG GACTTCATGCGTCAGGCAGGAGAGGTGACTTACGCAGATGCCCACAAGGAACGCACAAATGAGGGAGTGATCGAGTTTCGGAGCCACTCGGACATGAAGAGGGCTATAGACAAACTGGACGGCACAGATATCAACGGACGAAAGATTCGTCTGGTGGAGGACCGGCCTCGCAAACGGAGGTCTTACTCTGGCAGCCGCTCCAG ATCTCGTAGTCGCCGCCGCTCCCGCAGCAGGAGTCGCAGAAGCAGGAGCTCCAGGAGCCGCTCCAGATCACACTCCAG GTCCCGCTCTCGATCCCGCAAGTCCAAATCTCGTTCACGCTCCCGCAAATCACGGTCTCGTTCAGCTGACCGGAAATCCAAGTCCCGCTCAAAGAGCCGCTCAAAGGTAAAGTCAGAGCGGGATTCTCGCAGTCGATCCAAGGAGATGCCCGGTGACAAGATGTCCCGCAGTCGCTCAGCTTCCCCAGTGGAGAACGGGAAAGAGGAGCGCGTCGCCAAATCTGCCTCCTGCTCCCCATCCCCACAGGAGGATGACCGCCGATCCAAGTCGAGGGAGAAGCGTTCAGCCTCCCGCTCCAAGTCCCGCTCAAGATCTCGCTCACGGTCTAGATCAGCGTCTCAGGATTAG